From the Clostridiales bacterium genome, the window CATTCCCGCCGTGCCGGGATGCGATATAGTATTGACTATTGATTGCGAAATACAAAAGCTGGCGGAAAGCGCGGCGCTGGACGCGTATAAAACATATAACAGCAAATCGGCAAGCGTTTTGGTTATGGATGTCAATACGGGCGCGATACTAGCTATGGCGACCTCGCCTTCATTTGACCTCAACAACCCGCCGCGCGACAACATACCCCTTCTTAACGACTTAACAAAAAACCGGTTAATTACCGATGTTTTTGAGCCAGGTTCAACTTTCAAGATTTTTACACTTTCGGGCGCGCTGGACCAAAACAAAACGTCGTTAAAGGATAGGTTTTATGACCCCGGATACAGAACCGTGGACGGCCAAAGAATCAAATGTTGGAAAAGCGGCGGGCACGGGTCACAATCTCTCCAAGAAGCCGTTAACAACTCGTGCAACTGCGTGTTTGTGGACTTGGCGTTGAGGTTAGGCGTAAATGATTTTTATGGCTATATCCAAAACTTTGGTTTCGGAAGGGCTACGGGCGTGGATTTTTTGGCGGAATCCAAAGGCATAGTGATGAACAAAAACAGCGTAAAAACAGTGGATTTGGCGCGAATAGGTTTTGGGCAGGCTATTGCCGTGACGCCTTTGCAGCTTATTACATCGGCTTGCGCCGTGGTAAACGGCGGAAAACTTATGAAACCGCATTTTGTCAAAGAAATCCGTTCGCATGACGGCCAAACGGTATATATCAATAACCCTGTCAAAACAGCCCAAGTAATAGCAAGTTCTACCAGCGATTTGATGAGAGGCATTTTGGAAGAAGCGGTTATAAGCGGAAGCGGCCGCAACGCGGGCGTAAGCGGATACAGGATAGGCGGAAAAACGGGAACGGCCCAAAAGTATGAAAAAGGCGTAATCGCAAGAGGCAAATATGTTTCCAGCTTTTTGGGCTTTGCGCCCATGGATAATCCCCAATATGCCGTGCTTGTCATAGTGGATGAGCCCGCGGGCTATTTATACTACGGCAGCATTGTGGCCGCGCCATACGCCGCTTTTATGTTCAAAGGGATATTCGCTTATAAAGGCGTCGCCCCTGATAAAGATATTGGCGACCAAAAAGACAAAGAATTAATAGAGATGCCAGCTTTAATCGGGCTTTCATATTCCG encodes:
- a CDS encoding PASTA domain-containing protein, with translation IPAVPGCDIVLTIDCEIQKLAESAALDAYKTYNSKSASVLVMDVNTGAILAMATSPSFDLNNPPRDNIPLLNDLTKNRLITDVFEPGSTFKIFTLSGALDQNKTSLKDRFYDPGYRTVDGQRIKCWKSGGHGSQSLQEAVNNSCNCVFVDLALRLGVNDFYGYIQNFGFGRATGVDFLAESKGIVMNKNSVKTVDLARIGFGQAIAVTPLQLITSACAVVNGGKLMKPHFVKEIRSHDGQTVYINNPVKTAQVIASSTSDLMRGILEEAVISGSGRNAGVSGYRIGGKTGTAQKYEKGVIARGKYVSSFLGFAPMDNPQYAVLVIVDEPAGYLYYGSIVAAPYAAFMFKGIFAYKGVAPDKDIGDQKDKELIEMPALIGLSYSEAAAKLKSLGLQFEVAGASGKVINQTPAVGVMVRKRTVVLIRLENED